A single window of Rubripirellula lacrimiformis DNA harbors:
- a CDS encoding IS91 family transposase, which translates to MVASETIADVSASGREQRSTAAGKLSVAQILRLGAAGAVNSTTSGQVQSVLAKLALCRTHVLGGRKFRCVDCDEITSLYNSCGDRHCPQCSGGKRVDFHDKATKLILPGVTYYQVVFTLPSELSELALANRYEMADLLVDSAWKSLSRRIKAEQDYDPAAMTVLHTWNQKLEAHWHVHMLVPGAGPGLSTHQWTEATAATGSRNSDGFYLVDADPLREAYREQAIGKLRRLRSAGKLKLVGKFEYLRSDENWDAFVKNLESKKWVAYIQPPPSVTSSACQVVRYLVQDTPKPSWAEIFWREDDRCPGWYADRQRESHRRLWTASYGTDFYDWYVETQVESAEGIEREPIAMVQLPLAGFTGDLGYPQSYLVGSF; encoded by the coding sequence TTGGTTGCCAGTGAAACAATTGCCGACGTATCAGCCAGCGGCAGAGAACAGCGGTCCACTGCCGCAGGAAAGCTAAGCGTCGCACAGATCCTGCGTCTGGGTGCCGCTGGGGCCGTCAATAGCACGACGTCTGGTCAGGTCCAAAGCGTGTTGGCAAAGCTGGCGCTTTGCCGCACGCATGTGTTGGGAGGGCGGAAGTTCAGGTGCGTTGACTGTGACGAAATTACTTCGCTGTACAACTCCTGCGGTGATCGCCACTGCCCGCAGTGTAGCGGCGGCAAGCGAGTCGACTTTCACGACAAAGCAACCAAGTTGATCCTGCCCGGCGTGACGTACTATCAGGTTGTCTTCACGCTGCCCAGCGAACTGTCCGAGTTGGCACTGGCCAACCGCTACGAGATGGCGGACTTGCTGGTGGACTCGGCCTGGAAGAGTCTGTCGAGGCGAATCAAAGCCGAACAGGATTATGATCCGGCGGCGATGACGGTTCTGCATACGTGGAATCAGAAACTCGAGGCGCATTGGCATGTTCACATGCTGGTTCCCGGCGCGGGGCCGGGCCTTAGCACGCATCAGTGGACAGAGGCGACCGCAGCGACGGGCTCCAGAAACTCCGATGGCTTCTACTTGGTGGATGCGGATCCGCTTCGTGAAGCGTATCGCGAACAAGCGATCGGCAAACTCCGCCGACTGCGTTCCGCTGGCAAGTTGAAGCTGGTCGGTAAATTTGAGTATCTTCGCAGCGACGAGAACTGGGACGCGTTCGTGAAGAACTTGGAATCGAAGAAATGGGTGGCCTACATCCAACCGCCTCCATCGGTGACGAGTTCGGCCTGCCAAGTGGTCCGTTACCTGGTCCAAGATACGCCGAAGCCTTCATGGGCAGAGATCTTTTGGCGAGAGGACGATCGCTGCCCGGGGTGGTACGCCGACCGGCAACGGGAGTCGCATCGTCGTCTCTGGACGGCCAGCTACGGTACCGATTTTTACGATTGGTACGTGGAAACCCAGGTAGAAAGTGCAGAGGGAATCGAGCGGGAGCCAATCGCCATGGTTCAGTTGCCGCTG
- a CDS encoding tyrosine-type recombinase/integrase: MTPYQKHPCELTRRMAEDMIIRNLAQSTIDAYTYHARRFAAFIAKPLGRATVEDVRTFQLYLIQQKKVAYSTFNQAVCALRFLYTHTIRVSWPVKMVPFGKRIKTLPTVLSRHEIDKLIQCTPNLKHRTFLMTLYSAGLRFSECANLRIADIDSSRMMIRVACGKGKKERLVPLSPRLLQELRVYWKKYRPSDLLFPGNSATKTYADTTIQKMMKRSAAKAGIKKRVYPHVLRHSYATGLLEAGVDLLTISKLLGHASFTTTMIYLHCRREHLHSVPSPLDWLPVKQLPTYQPAAENSGPLPQES; this comes from the coding sequence ATGACTCCGTATCAAAAACATCCCTGCGAACTCACCCGGCGAATGGCCGAGGACATGATCATTCGCAACTTGGCCCAGTCAACGATCGACGCCTACACCTATCACGCTCGACGCTTCGCTGCCTTCATCGCCAAGCCGCTGGGCCGAGCAACCGTCGAAGACGTTAGAACCTTCCAGCTTTACCTGATCCAACAAAAGAAGGTCGCCTACAGCACCTTCAACCAAGCGGTCTGCGCGCTACGGTTTCTCTATACGCACACCATCCGTGTCTCCTGGCCGGTCAAGATGGTTCCCTTCGGCAAGCGGATCAAGACGCTGCCGACCGTGCTGAGCCGTCATGAAATCGACAAGCTGATTCAATGCACTCCCAACCTCAAGCATCGAACCTTTCTGATGACGCTCTATTCGGCGGGGCTGAGGTTCTCCGAATGTGCCAACCTGAGGATCGCCGACATCGACTCCAGTCGGATGATGATCCGAGTCGCCTGCGGAAAGGGCAAGAAGGAACGGCTCGTGCCGCTCTCGCCAAGACTCTTGCAAGAGCTGAGGGTCTACTGGAAGAAGTACAGGCCATCGGATCTGCTGTTCCCCGGCAACTCGGCGACGAAGACTTACGCCGACACCACGATCCAGAAAATGATGAAGCGATCGGCCGCCAAGGCGGGAATCAAGAAACGCGTTTACCCGCACGTACTCCGGCACAGCTACGCGACGGGACTGTTGGAGGCGGGCGTGGACTTGTTGACGATCAGCAAGCTGCTCGGCCACGCCAGTTTCACCACCACGATGATCTATCTGCACTGTCGCCGCGAACATCTGCACAGTGTGCCCAGTCCGCTGGATTGGTTGCCAGTGAAACAATTGCCGACGTATCAGCCAGCGGCAGAGAACAGCGGTCCACTGCCGCAGGAAAGCTAA
- a CDS encoding toll/interleukin-1 receptor domain-containing protein yields MQFDTFISHASEDKDEVARPLAQKLQELGATVWLDEFELTLGDSLRRKIDEGLAQSRFGVVVLSPSFFAKEWPNKELDALVAREDGRGKVILPVWHKISSDDVVAYSPLLAGKLAVTTSLGIDNVASQICRVVIGHEPPTDNKCERYPQTESKPIVQSLTGRLITARSERELQKLRYEVDQQLAQSPHAPDLRMLRDDVHRALTAGPVMASPPSSIRRLTWLVRRRPALAVIAIAFAAALLAGLFYVISQW; encoded by the coding sequence ATGCAGTTTGATACTTTCATCAGCCATGCAAGCGAAGACAAAGACGAAGTCGCCCGGCCTCTTGCCCAAAAGCTTCAAGAATTGGGAGCGACCGTATGGCTCGACGAATTCGAACTGACGTTGGGCGATAGCCTGCGTCGGAAAATCGACGAAGGCTTGGCACAATCTCGTTTTGGAGTGGTAGTCCTCAGCCCGTCCTTCTTTGCGAAGGAATGGCCGAACAAGGAACTTGATGCACTTGTCGCCCGCGAAGACGGACGAGGAAAGGTCATCCTGCCTGTTTGGCACAAAATCAGCAGTGACGATGTAGTGGCGTACTCGCCACTACTGGCCGGCAAACTTGCAGTCACGACGTCGCTGGGAATTGATAATGTGGCTTCACAGATCTGTCGTGTGGTGATTGGCCACGAACCTCCAACCGACAACAAGTGCGAACGGTACCCCCAAACCGAGTCGAAACCGATTGTCCAATCTCTGACGGGTAGGCTGATTACGGCAAGGTCTGAACGTGAATTACAAAAACTGCGGTACGAAGTTGACCAGCAACTTGCACAGTCGCCACATGCCCCAGACCTGCGAATGCTCCGCGATGATGTCCACCGAGCCTTAACTGCTGGGCCTGTAATGGCCTCACCGCCGTCGTCTATTCGCAGGCTTACATGGCTCGTCCGACGAAGACCCGCCTTGGCGGTTATCGCCATCGCCTTCGCGGCAGCGCTCCTCGCTGGGCTATTCTACGTCATATCCCAGTGGTGA